One window from the genome of Hydra vulgaris chromosome 02, alternate assembly HydraT2T_AEP encodes:
- the LOC105849905 gene encoding uncharacterized protein LOC105849905 isoform X3, with translation MAGMYFFENLNSKRYQIFLRKIAEELTVDNLRSLKFLLHDTLFVGDIGNVPEAHAYIELLKINRIIHENDLSYLRKSFDVIRRNDLIKMIDEFEDSKIRENDSNKAISVSNTDWLMKPNRFQNSQKVSKCSSNNILDEVVDVATDEQGSQEVQYWQKSFLPSSGKRNVKSLNSDDKGSL, from the exons ATGGCTGGAATGTATTTCTTCGAGAACTTAAACTCTAAACgttaccaaatttttttaagaaaaatagcGGAAGAGTTAACTGTGGATAATCTTAGAAGTTTAAAATTCCTTCTGCATGATACTTTATTTG TTGGTGATATTGGTAATGTTCCTGAAGCACATGCTTATATTGAATTACTTAAGATAAATCGAATTATTCACGAAAATGATTTAAGCTATCTGCGCAAGTCATTTGATGTTATTAGAAGAAATGATCTTATAAAAATGATTGATGAATTTGAAGATAGTAAAATTCGAGAAAATGATTcaa ataaaGCAATTTCAGTCTCAAACACTGATTGGCTGATGAAACCAAATAGATTTCAAAATAgtcaaaaagtttcaaaatgttcttctaataatattttggaTGAGGTAGTGGATGTTGCTACAGATGAACAAGGTAGTCAAGAAGTTCAATACTggcaaaaatcatttttgccaTCTTCag ggaAAAGGAACGTTAAAAGTCTCAATAGCGACGATAAAGGAAGTTTATGA
- the LOC136076040 gene encoding 52 kDa repressor of the inhibitor of the protein kinase-like, whose translation MIAEDQCSSDTNWKDHVISFSDFYKIDLPNPLALLGELKLWEVYWVKFKNELPSNITETLKAINFPGFENIKIRLKLLATLPLTSCECERTFSSLRRLKDYKRSTMVEDRLNGLALMNIHKELPNDVEKVINKFAINNRWLCFK comes from the coding sequence ATGATTGCAGAAGATCAGTGTTCTAGTGACACTAATTGGAAAGATCATGTTATATCTTTCAGTGACTTTTATAAAATAGACTTACCAAATCCACTTGCTTTATTAGGTGAGCTTAAACTGTGGGAAGTATATTgggtaaagtttaaaaatgagcTTCCGTCTAATATTACTGAAACattaaaagcaataaattttcctggatttgaaaatattaaaattcgtCTGAAGTTACTTGCTACCTTACCCTTAACTTCATGTGAATGTGAGCGAACGTTTTCTTCACTTCGACGTctaaaagattataaaagaaGCACAATGGTAGAGGACCGCCTAAATGGTTTAGCTTTAATGAATATTCACAAAGAGTTACCTAATGATGTTGAAAAAGTCATTAATAAGTTTGCTATAAATAATCGTTggttgtgttttaaataa
- the LOC136076041 gene encoding uncharacterized protein LOC136076041, translating into MRLNAAERESFRKRQKLFFEGFARSTIYDNLKRLETVQSFSDRKHTGRPTPWTREKKAELTRIVNNRKGVSQRKIGIKFGVYQSTIGRQLKKMNIKYRKREKTPKYTIQQQIKAKKRSRKLVNQLHDTKSLLVIDNEKYFCFAGDNMPGNSGYYTNNKKTCPESVHFIGKEKFPKKLLMRIAISDRGLSEPLFRTSKAVAINSSIYINKCLEKRLLPFIHKYHGDFNYLFWPDLASSHYSKESLNWMDQYVYYVDKESNPPNVPQAQPIENFWGHLAQKVYEGDWQASTEQVLIDRIKLKLQEIDLKYLQSHIKGVRAKLRSIADGDVFSYKEIIYFY; encoded by the exons atgaggtTAAATGCAGCTGAACGAGAATCTTTTCGAAAGcgacaaaaattgtttttt gaAGGATTTGCTCGAAGTACAATATATGATAACCTAAAAAGACTTGAAACTGTTCAATCGTTTTCTGATAGAAAGCACACTGGTCGTCCGACACCGTGGACTAGAGAAAAGAAAGCCGAATTAACGAGAATTGTCAACAATCGAAAAGGGGTCAGTCAGAGAAAAATAGGTATTAAATTCGGTGTATATCAATCGACAATTGGTcgtcagttaaaaaaaatgaatattaaatatagaaaacgtgaaaagactccaaaatacactatacaacaacaaataaaagcaaagaAAAGAAGCAGGAAACTAGTTAACCAACTCCATGACACAAAATCGCTTCTAGTCATCGATAacgaaaaatacttttgttttgcaGGGGACAACATGCCTGGAAATTCTGGATACTACacaaacaacaaaaagacaTGCCCAGAAAGTGTTCATTTTATAGGAAAAgagaaatttccaaaaaaattattaatgcgGATAGCCATATCTGACCGTGGATTGTCCGAGCCATTGTTTCGCACTTCCAAGGCTGTAGCGATCAATTCATCaatctatattaataaatgtttagaaaaacGACTTCTTCCATTTATTCACAAGTATCATGGAGactttaactatttattttggcCAGATTTAGCAAGTTCTCATTATTCTAAAGAATCTCTAAATTGGATGGACCAATATGTCTATTACGTTGATAAAGAATCCAATCCCCCAAATGTGCCTCAAGCACAaccaattgaaaatttttgggGACATTTGGCACAGAAGGTTTACGAAGGAGATTGGCAAGCTTCAACAGAGCAAGTTTTGATTGATCGCATTAAACTAAAACTAcaagaaattgatttaaaatatttacagtcGCATATTAAAGGCGTCAGAGCAAAATTGAGATCAATTGCAGATGGTgatgttttttcatataaagaaataatatatttttattaa